The genomic segment CGCCATTAAACAGGCCATGCTGCTTTCCGGCGCGCTGCCCCTGGCCGACATCACCATCTACTACATGGATATCCGTACTTTTGGCAAAGGTTACGAGCAATTTTACCAGAATGCCCAGGCGATGGGCATCGAATTTGTCAAAGGTAAAGTAGCCAGAATCACCGAGGACGAAGACCACAACCCTATCGTGCGGGTCGAGTTGATTGATGAAGGCTCGCCGGTGGTTGAGCGCACCCATGATCTGGTCGTGCTTTCCGTGGGCATGTTGCCCGGGTATAATCCCCAAACCATTTTTGGCGTCCCTGTTGCTGACGATGGTTTTGTAACTCTTCCTTCACCAAATATTTCACCGTGTGTGACCGGCCAGCCCGGTATCTTTGTTACCGGCACCGCTGCCGGGCCAATGGATATTGTAGACAGCATTGTGCTGGCCGGGTCGGCTGCATCTGAAGCAGCGGCCTACCTGCAGGCGCATCGCCAACCAGAGCTTGTTGGCGACCTACGAGTAACCGCCAATGAAAAGAAGGAGCGTGTCCATGCCTGAAGCGTTTGAGCAAAAAAACCATCAAAACCTGGAATCTGACTCCTCAGATGAGGAAATCCGAATCGGAGTTTATACCTGCCATTGCGGCGGCAATATTAGTGATGTAGTCCATTGCGAGAGGGTCGCCAAATCGTTGGGCAAACTGCCGGATGTGGTTATTTCGCGCACGGATATGTCAATGTGTTCTGATGCCGGCCAGTCCATGGTAGAGGAGGATATTCAGGAGCGTGGACTCAACCGGGTGATCATTGGCGCCTGCGCCCCTTCCCTGCACGAACAAACCTTCCGAGGAACCGTGGCCCGGGCCGGTCTGAATCCCTATCTCTACCACCACGTGGGCATCCGCGAGCAAGCGAGTTGGGTGCACAGCCATGATCCCGCCGGGGCAACCGATAAAGCCATTCGCCTGATGTCGGCCGGCATCGCTAAGGCCCGCCACCTCAAGCCCCTCGAACCCATCCGGCTGGATGCAGAGCAGCACGCCCTGGTGATTGGGGGCGGCGTGGCCGGCCTGCGCGCGGCCTGGGACATCGCCCGGCAAGGCCTTAAAGTTACGCTCATTGAAAAATCCCCCTTTCTGGGCGGGCGCATGGCTCAGCTTGAATCCGTATTCCCCACCGGCGAAATGGCCCGCGAATTGCTGCACGACCTGATTGAGAAAGTGCTGGCCCAGCCAAACATCACCATTCACACTCAGGCCGAATTGGTGGGGCTGCAAGGCTATGTGGGCGATTACCAGGCCCAAATTCGCCAGCAGTCACGCGGGGTGAGCGAAGATTTTGTTGAGGTTGAAGCCGCCATCGCGGCTTGCCCGGTAGAAATTCCTGACGAGTTCAACTACGGCCTGACCACGCGCAAAGCGATTTATCGGGCCTATCCGGGCTGCCACCCTGAAACACCGGCGATTGATTGGGAAATTTGCACGCAGTGTAAAAAGTGCCAGCAAGTCAATGGAAAGGGCATTAGCCTGGAGAACAAGCCTAAGACCTTAGAGATCAAAGTAGGGGCCATTGTGGTAGCTACGGGCTTCAATCTCTACGAACCGCCCCAGGGTGAATACGGGTATGGGGAACTGCCCGAGGTGATGAGCCTGGCCAAGTTCATTCGTCTGTTATCGCTAACCGACCAGGGGAACACACTGGAATGGAATGGCCGCCCTGTTCGGAACATCGCCCTGATTCACTGCGTGGGCAGCAGGCAAATTGAAGGCGTTCACGAACCGCAACCCGATGGCCAGGTTAACGACTACTGCTCCCGGGTATGCTGCACCGCCACGCTCCACGTGATCAACGAAGTGAAAGAGCGTTTCCCTAATGTCAACGTGTTTGACGTTTATGAAGACATCCGCACTTACGGCCGCGGCCACGAGGAATATTACAAACAGGCCTCAGAAAAAATGGTTCGCTTCCTGCGCTTCCACGGGGAGGAAATGCCTGAAGTAATGAAAGACACTCAGGGCGACTCCCATCCTGTGGTGGTCAAGGTCAAGGATTACCTGACCTGGGGCGAAGAGATTGAAGTCCCGGTGGACCTGGTGGTGCTGGCTACAGGCATTATGCCCCGCCCCTTGGACGACATCATCAAACTGCTCAAGATTTCGCCGGGCACAGACCGCTTCCTGCTCGAAGTCCACCCGAAACTGAGGCCGGTCGAGACCGCCGTGCCCGGCGTTGTGCTGGCCGGTTCTGCCCAGGGGCCGATGAACATCCAGGAGAGTTGCGCCGCGGCTTCGGCGGCCGCGGCCAAGGTGGCCGTATTGTTAGGCCAGGGCTTCGTGGAATTGGAACCGTTTGTAGCCCAGGTCAACCCGGAACGCTGCGACGGCAGTGGTCAGTGTGTTGAGGCCTGTTGTTATGAGGACGCCATTGCCTTGAAAACCTTTTCGGTCAACGGCCAGGAGGTGCAAAAAGCGGTGGTCACGCCGGCCAATTGCGCCGGCTGCGGCGTTTGCGTGAGCGCGTGTCCCAACCGGGCCATTGACGTGCAAGGCTGGACATTGGATCAGTACGAGGCGATGGTTGAGGCCATTGCTGCGGAACTGCCTGTATTGGAGGTTGAAGCATGAGTAAAGAAGATGCCAAAAAACGTACCGCCATTCTCAAACGTCTACGAGAGGAGCATAAAGACACTGTCGCGGGCGCTCAGGCGCTGCTCAAGGAACAGAAGGCGATTCGCCGCCAAATTTGCCAGGCCATGCGCGATGCGCCCAAAACTGTGCCTGAGGTAGCCGAAACCACCGGCCTGCCGGCCAACCAGGTGCTGTGGCACATTACCGCCATGAAAAAATACGACCTTGCAGTTGAAACAGGTATGTGCGGCGAGTATTACCTATACCAATTGGTAGAGGAGGAAAAGAAATGAGCCAACGGGTAGACCCTGACCTGCTTTTGGAACTAAAAGAATACGGCGACATCAACATTGAGGCATGTTTTAACTGTGGAAATTGCACGGCCATTTGCCCCCTGTCCACCGATGAAACCCCTTTCCCGCGCAACAATATCAGGATGTTACAACTGGGTTTGAGAGAGCGCATTCTCCAAAGCGCGGATCCCTGGCTCTGCTACTATTGCGGTGAGTGTTCCGAAACCTGCCCGCGTCAGGCAGAACCCGCCGAAGCCCAAATGGCAATGCGACGCTGGTTGACGGCCCAATATGACTGGACAGGACTGGCGCGCCTGTTTTACACCGCTCCGGTCTGGGAAGTAATGGCCCTGATCTTTGTAGGGGTCTTGGTTGTGTTGGGATTTGTTATTTTCCACGGCCCTATCATAACAGATCGGGTGGCGCTCAATAGTTTTGCTCCCCACCAGGTCATTCACGTTCTCGACTTGATTATGGCCGGGGGTCTTTCCTTTTTCCTGCTTTCTAACGTTTTTCGGATGTATCTCTACATTATGCCTCGTGAGGTTAGAGAAAAGGTTCCCTTCTCACTCTACATCACCGAAGCCTGGAACCTGCTGTATCACTTTGCAACGCAAAGTAGATTTTCCAAATGTGAGGATAGACGCCGCTGGATTAACCACTTACTTCTGGTCAGCGGTTACGTGATCATGTTTATCCTGGTTGTTGGACTTTTATTCTGGTTTCAAACAGACAACCTCTACCCCATCTACCATCCGCAGCGCTGGGTGGGCTATTACGCCACCATTGTGCTCATTTATGCCTCTGCCGATGCGCTGTGGGGGCGCATCAAAAAGGAACACCAAATGCATCGCTTCTCGCATTTGAGCGATTGGATATTCCCTATCCTGTTAATCCTGGTAGCAGTTTCCGGAATCGTGACCCACGGTTCCCGCTACCTGGGCTGGCCGCTAACAGCCTACTATTCTTACGTGGCCCATTTGGCTATTGCGGTGCCAATGTTGGTGGTGGAAGTGCCGTTTGGAAAATGGGCGCACCTGGCTTACCGGCCCTTTGCGATATACTTTCAGACAGTAAAGGAAAAAGCAATGGCCCAACAGACATCCGAGGCAGCCTTAGCCACAACCGGGTAAAGCAGTACGCTATAGTCATTTAATGTATTTACATTATTAATCAGGAGATTAAATAATGTCAGAACAAAAAGACAAAATGGTTGTAATTTGCAACGGCAATCAGGCCAGTAACATTATGCCCACCTTAATTATGAGTTCCTCCGGTGTGGCTCTTGACAAAGAGGTGCTCATATTCTTCTGCCCGGCCGGCGCTCCGCTGCTAGTGAAGGGTGAGTTGGAAAAGTTCAAGGGGTTAAAGGGGTTGCCCGACCCGGTGGAGTTATTTGATACTATTTTGGATCAAGGGGGGCGGGTTATCTTCTGCGTTTTGGCGCACGAAAATAAGGGCATCAAAAAAGAAGACCTGCGCGACGAACGCATTGAAATTATGAACGCCACTTCATTTTTGATGGACGCCGAAGGCGCAGACATATCACTTGTTTTTTAACGGGGTTAAACAGGGGGTAAAATAGACGAGGCTTTTCCATAGCGGAAGAGCCTTGTTGCCATTGCCGCCCGGCAAACTTCGTTGACGGATTTGCTCCCGGAATGAATTAGGCCAGGCGCTCTGCTTCTGCCAGTTGCAGTAAGTCGGCATTAGCTGGATCGTGGACGAAGCCCCAGAAGACCTCCTGAGGGCGGTTGGGCACTTCCAGGTTTCGTCGGATCATATAAGTCGTGCGCCGAAGTTCAAGTCCGGTTACCCGCACTTCAACCACGTAACCTCGCTCAACAGAGCAGGCCGTAGCCAGGGTAGAAACAAATGACACCCCAAACCCGGCGGCAACGGTTCTGACAATAGCCTCGGCATTGCCCAACTCCAAAAAAACGTTCAGGTCATCCAGGGTAATATCGTACTCAGCCAACTTGGTTAACATGACTCGCCGGGTTCCAGAGGTGGGTTCGCGGATGATTATTGGCTCCTCCAGAAGATCCTCCGGTTCGACGGCTTGGCGGAAAGCCCAGGGATGGTTGGCCGGCACAATCAAGGAGATAGAATCCCTAAAAAATTCCTGGCACTGCATCTCGTTACCACAAACCTCATAACTACTGACTACCCCCAGATTGGCCTCTTCTTCCAACAATTGAGGGACAACGTGTTCCGGGGTGCAGGTCAGGATACTAATCCGAACTCCTGGATATCGTTGGCAAAAACGCGCGGCGAGTTGGGGCAAGATGTACTTGCCCGCAGTTGTGCTGCAAGCAAGCCTGAGATGGCCAACGATTTTTTGCTGGAGTGAGGCCATCATCTCTTGCATCTCAATGGATTGGCGGATAAGTTTGCGCGCCCACGGTAACAGCAAACGCCCGGCTTCGGTTAGCTTAATATTGGACCCCGAGCGGATGAATAACTCTACGCCCAGGTCCTTTTCAAGGCTTTTAATGTGGTGGCTGACCGTTGGCTGGGTGAGGTGCAAATGTTTGGCGCCCTCAGAGAAGCTCAGGGTTTCGGCTGCATGCAGAAATGATTTGAGTTTTACCAGGTCTGTCATGCTCTTTACCATCCATACGCGCCTGGCGTCAGTCTAAGGGCAGGTGGTTTCGGACCACGTATTGTTCAATTTCTTTTCTTCTACTCAAATTAGGCATTATACCACCGGTTCAACTTATTTACTAGAGTTGTTTCCCATATTTGGATAGATGGTTTATTTGCCGCGTAAAATATGATATAATGAAATACCTGGCTAAAACTAAAAAACTTGCCCTATGCTGAGGGGTCAACGGCTAAAGAAAAGCGGCGATGATTAAGTGTCCATTTTGCGGGGCTACTCATGTAGCTAATACCATATTCTGTAGCGAGTGCGGCAACTATCTACTTGAGGACGAGCGGCGAAAAACCGATCCTTTAGAAAATGGGGAAATAGGCTGGGTGGGTGATATGGCAGAGGATGCCCCAAAAACCTCATCCCGGCAAATTGCCAAACCAATCGCCATTCAATTAAAAATAGGCGCCGACAAAAAACGAGAAGTTGAGGTAAATCTCAATAAAACCATCAACCTTGGCCGTGTGGACCCAACGGCCACTGTGTTTCCAGAAGTTGATTTAACAGACGAAGGACCTCCGGCCAAAAGTGTTTCCCGTCGCCATGCCAGAATTCTGAGGCGGGAGAATACCGTGGTTTTGGAAGACCTGGGCAGCATCAATGGCACTTTTGTAAATGGCCGGAAAATTACCCCTTATGTGCCGGTAACGTTACAAGATGGCGATATTATGCAACTGGGTAGAATCCCCATAGAAGTGGCCATCCAATACCAGTAAATCAATAGGCTTAAAAATCAAAGACCTCTTCCGGCGGGAAGAGGTCTTTATTTTTCAAGGCAAGAGCATGGGCTAATGTTTGAGTTGAGAATTAATCTGCCACAATTAGCCCTAATTTGGATATACGCTCAAATTATCATGGGCTATATTGGTTACAATGCTTAACCCAACCCCCTCATCTACAGGCATCTCTACCACGCCGGTGGTAGCCACATAAGGCAAACTGGCGGTGTAATTGTAGGAACCGGGTGGTAAGCTCAATGTTTTTTCGGCATTGGGGGCAACAGGATAGATTTGATTGTTGATGGTGAAAATCAGGGTGTCGCCGGTGTAGTTTTTAATAAGCAAGCTTGCGGGGTTGCTTACGGCCGGGCTGAACTCACCGCCCGTTGTCGGCAATACGGCCGGCGCCGAGTCGGTTTCGGCGGTGGCGGCGACCCCAACAACCTGGCCGGTCAGGTCTTCCGTTCTCAGCTGGAGCGTTACCGAGGGCAGAAATTCATACTCGTCGCCGATATCATAATCTGGGGGTGGCTCAATCTCGGCGGTAATGTTGAAACTTGTCACCTGGCCGGGCACTACGGCGATCTCGCCATTCAAACTGCCGTTGGGCACGCTGGCGGTATAAAAATACTGGCCAGGGTCCAGATCAATTTGCAGCCGGCCGGGAATACTATTGGCTTTGGCGGGCACTTTATAAAGTTCACCAGATAGGTCAATCGTCAGTTCACTATTGCCATAATAATTTATCCACACCAGGCTACCCAAACCCGGCGCAGCCGCAGCCGGCTGCCAGGTATCAACCGGCTCGGTTTCCGGGGCCGGGGCGGCAAAGGGATTAAAATCAAATACGTAAACGTAATCTTCAGGCTCGCCGATCACAATGCCCCGGTGATCTACCGGCACGGGCGTTGTTTCTATGCGCGCCGCTTTGGCCACAAAACCGCCCGGCGCAAGGGTAAATTCCCCCGCCGACCCGGTCGGCACGCCGGGCGCATTGGCTGCATATTTGTGTTGGCCCGGCGCCAGTTGCAAAACCAGCCACCCGCCTTCCGGGGCGATGCCGGTGCCGGGCACAACGTAAGTAACATCGTCCAGGTCAAGATAAATTTCCTGGCCCAGGTAATTTACAAACACAAAATTCTCGCCACCCTGCTCGGCCTGCGAAACTGTTGGAAAAACAACCGCCGCCAGCGCCACTACTAACAATAAACCAATTATCCAAAGAATATTTTTCTTTAACATCACTTTACTCCTGATCTAAAAACTTCTCTTAACAAAACTAAACATAGTTAATATACCCGGCAATTGCTACACGTCAAGAGAAATTAAAAAAAGTGGCAAAACTTGCCCTAAACCCAAACCGGCAAGATTCAGGCCACGGCCGGAGGGGAACACGCACGAAAAAATAAAAAGCCGGCCGGCATACCATTCGCCGACCGGCTTCTGTTGGGATTGAAATTATCCCGCCCGTTCATACAGTTCCAACAATACCCCATGCGCCGATTTGGGGTGGATGAAAACGTATTTGTCGCCGCGTTGGTTAAGGCGGGGTTCGCCCAAAATTTGCAAACCGCGCGTTTCTAACTCTTGCATGGTTGTTTCAATGCTTTCCACTTCCAGGCAAATATGGTGCAACCCCTCTCCCCGTTTGGCCAGGAACTTGGCCACCCCGGAGTCGGGGGTGGTGGGTTGAATTAGCTCAATTTCCCCGGCGGCGGTTGGCAAAAAAGCAACCCGCACCTGCTCGGCAGGCTCCTCGGCAATGTGATCCAGGGGTAAACCCACCGCCTCGCAATAAACAGTGAGGGCTTGTTCGATATTTTCTACAACAATGGCGATGTGATTAATTTTGCTGCTCATTAACGGTATCCGGCTCGCTTTCCACTGATTGGCTGGGAATATTCCCCACGTACAAATTGTTACTATCCAAAATATACAAACGCCCGCCAATTTCATCCACAAAAATACTCTGCAAATTGGCAAAAGAAACCGGCTCGCCCTCGCGGGGCTTAAATTGGCGGATAAAACGGCCATCTTTTTCTAACTGCACAATGCGCTGGTTGCCGGCGTCGGCTACGTACACATATTGCACTTCCTCATCCGGCGCGGTGAAAACAGAAACGGGGTTGTGAAAAGGTTTGTCCAAACCCCTCACCTGGAATTCAGCCGCAGGCCGGCCGGCCTCGTATTTATTGAGGCGTCCATCCCTGAACAGAACGTAAACAGCCCCGTCAATGGCCAAATCAACCGCATTGCTCAGGTCAACGGCCTGTTCGGCCGGAAAGTAATCTTCCGGCGGCGCGCTGTAACCATCGGCGGTGGGCAAGTAGCGCAGCAAACGATTGGCCTGGGGGTCCAAGATATAAAAATTGCCGTAGTAGCTAGATACAGCCGCCGGCAAAGCCAACAATTCGCCCCCGGCCAGGGCGGCCGTGGTCATATTCCAACTGGGATCATATTCCAACAGGCCGGTGCTGTTCAAGACCACCAAATCGCTGGTTTGGCGATTGCCTCCGGCCGGCATCCAGGTCATATCCAGGATGTCGGCCACCGTCACCTGCTCAACCGCCTGCCCGCGCGACACCAACACCAGCGACTCGTCATCGGGCAACAATGTTTCGCCCAGGTCGTCCAGCCGGTGATGGAAAATGCGGTCGGTGCCGCTATCCAACACGTAAAGTTCAACGCCCTGCACGACAATCCGCTTCAAATTGGCGCCCGCATCAGGATAAGAGCGTAATAACGGCAAATAATAAAGCCGCTGCACATTGCCAATTTCATCGCTCATCCCGGCCATGTGCTGGCGCAACTCGGTAATCTCCGGCTGGCCAGCCTTAAGTTTTTCAGCCTCAACCAGGGCGGTTTCGGCTTCGGTCATTAAACCCAGGGCTGTGCTGGGATCGGTGGCGGCAATGGCCTGGGCTTGTTGGAACTTGTTTTGGGCCGAGGTGACAAATTCCTTATATTCAGCCTCTAGCATGCGCCCTTTTTGTAAATAACTGATGCCCACAACAATAACCACCAGCAGCGGAATGGCGATAGCAATATTGCGCAGTAGGCTCCAGGAAACGGACGAGGTTTGCTGCCGGTAGGCGTGCGCGCCAGCTTGGCGGGTGGTATGGCCAACGCCGGCACGGGGTAAAACCAGAGTCAAGATATTTTTTAGCCCGGTTCCCAACAAAGCGATCAACATAAACAAACTCGCCCCCAGCCAGCGTAATATCTTGCCGGTGGGCGAAGGCTGCTGCGATTGGCGCCATTCGGCTCTAAAGCTCGACTCCTGGACCACCGAGGCCAATTCTTTGGCCTGTCGCCCTAACTGCCGGTCCAGGTCATAATACTCTTCCGCCATAGCCGCCTCCTCTTTGACGGTAATCTTGCTTTTCTTTTTAGGCCTGGCCGAGTCTCGATACTCAGCCCGATGCGTGCCTGGCCGGGAACGGGCGGATGTTTGTTTGGCCGGGACAGATGCCTGGCGCTCGATTTTGCCGTTTGTGGTTTCAGCCTGCCTGGAAAAGAAACGGCCCGGCCGGGGCGAGGCAAAGGCGGCAGTATTCTCTTTGGCTGCCGGTTGAGATTCAGCCACTGCCTCTGGAATGGGCATGGTCATTGCCGAAGAGGATATGGCGTTCTCGGCGGTAACAGGTTGGTGACGCCCCCGTTTAAAAAATCGGTTCAATTGGACCGGTGCGCCTCTGGCTAAAACATTGGGCGCATTTTTTAATACCTCCAGCGTTGAGTGTTCGGCCTCAACCACGGCCAATACCAGGGCCGAGCCGTCGCGCGCCCGCGCCGTTTTGCCCAAATTTTTAACCGAGGCTTTGACGCTGCGCGGGTCAACCGCGTTGAGTACATCGGTGAGGGGGAGCTGGCCGGCCAGGCGACTATCGGCCAAAATAAGCATGTCCTCCGGGCCAACCCGCAGATGATGCAGGTTTGGCTCAATCAAACTGCTGCTGCCCAGGGCCGGGGCGTTTTTAGCGGGGGTCAGGGCCTCATCCAGCCAGGCCGATTGGGCCGGATAACGGCGAA from the Anaerolineae bacterium genome contains:
- a CDS encoding CoB--CoM heterodisulfide reductase iron-sulfur subunit A family protein, producing the protein MPEAFEQKNHQNLESDSSDEEIRIGVYTCHCGGNISDVVHCERVAKSLGKLPDVVISRTDMSMCSDAGQSMVEEDIQERGLNRVIIGACAPSLHEQTFRGTVARAGLNPYLYHHVGIREQASWVHSHDPAGATDKAIRLMSAGIAKARHLKPLEPIRLDAEQHALVIGGGVAGLRAAWDIARQGLKVTLIEKSPFLGGRMAQLESVFPTGEMARELLHDLIEKVLAQPNITIHTQAELVGLQGYVGDYQAQIRQQSRGVSEDFVEVEAAIAACPVEIPDEFNYGLTTRKAIYRAYPGCHPETPAIDWEICTQCKKCQQVNGKGISLENKPKTLEIKVGAIVVATGFNLYEPPQGEYGYGELPEVMSLAKFIRLLSLTDQGNTLEWNGRPVRNIALIHCVGSRQIEGVHEPQPDGQVNDYCSRVCCTATLHVINEVKERFPNVNVFDVYEDIRTYGRGHEEYYKQASEKMVRFLRFHGEEMPEVMKDTQGDSHPVVVKVKDYLTWGEEIEVPVDLVVLATGIMPRPLDDIIKLLKISPGTDRFLLEVHPKLRPVETAVPGVVLAGSAQGPMNIQESCAAASAAAAKVAVLLGQGFVELEPFVAQVNPERCDGSGQCVEACCYEDAIALKTFSVNGQEVQKAVVTPANCAGCGVCVSACPNRAIDVQGWTLDQYEAMVEAIAAELPVLEVEA
- a CDS encoding winged helix-turn-helix transcriptional regulator; translation: MSKEDAKKRTAILKRLREEHKDTVAGAQALLKEQKAIRRQICQAMRDAPKTVPEVAETTGLPANQVLWHITAMKKYDLAVETGMCGEYYLYQLVEEEKK
- a CDS encoding 4Fe-4S dicluster domain-containing protein codes for the protein MSQRVDPDLLLELKEYGDINIEACFNCGNCTAICPLSTDETPFPRNNIRMLQLGLRERILQSADPWLCYYCGECSETCPRQAEPAEAQMAMRRWLTAQYDWTGLARLFYTAPVWEVMALIFVGVLVVLGFVIFHGPIITDRVALNSFAPHQVIHVLDLIMAGGLSFFLLSNVFRMYLYIMPREVREKVPFSLYITEAWNLLYHFATQSRFSKCEDRRRWINHLLLVSGYVIMFILVVGLLFWFQTDNLYPIYHPQRWVGYYATIVLIYASADALWGRIKKEHQMHRFSHLSDWIFPILLILVAVSGIVTHGSRYLGWPLTAYYSYVAHLAIAVPMLVVEVPFGKWAHLAYRPFAIYFQTVKEKAMAQQTSEAALATTG
- a CDS encoding DsrE family protein, with amino-acid sequence MSEQKDKMVVICNGNQASNIMPTLIMSSSGVALDKEVLIFFCPAGAPLLVKGELEKFKGLKGLPDPVELFDTILDQGGRVIFCVLAHENKGIKKEDLRDERIEIMNATSFLMDAEGADISLVF
- a CDS encoding LysR family transcriptional regulator → MTDLVKLKSFLHAAETLSFSEGAKHLHLTQPTVSHHIKSLEKDLGVELFIRSGSNIKLTEAGRLLLPWARKLIRQSIEMQEMMASLQQKIVGHLRLACSTTAGKYILPQLAARFCQRYPGVRISILTCTPEHVVPQLLEEEANLGVVSSYEVCGNEMQCQEFFRDSISLIVPANHPWAFRQAVEPEDLLEEPIIIREPTSGTRRVMLTKLAEYDITLDDLNVFLELGNAEAIVRTVAAGFGVSFVSTLATACSVERGYVVEVRVTGLELRRTTYMIRRNLEVPNRPQEVFWGFVHDPANADLLQLAEAERLA
- a CDS encoding FHA domain-containing protein codes for the protein MIKCPFCGATHVANTIFCSECGNYLLEDERRKTDPLENGEIGWVGDMAEDAPKTSSRQIAKPIAIQLKIGADKKREVEVNLNKTINLGRVDPTATVFPEVDLTDEGPPAKSVSRRHARILRRENTVVLEDLGSINGTFVNGRKITPYVPVTLQDGDIMQLGRIPIEVAIQYQ
- the mce gene encoding methylmalonyl-CoA epimerase, coding for MSSKINHIAIVVENIEQALTVYCEAVGLPLDHIAEEPAEQVRVAFLPTAAGEIELIQPTTPDSGVAKFLAKRGEGLHHICLEVESIETTMQELETRGLQILGEPRLNQRGDKYVFIHPKSAHGVLLELYERAG